A window of Haliscomenobacter hydrossis DSM 1100 contains these coding sequences:
- a CDS encoding ATP-binding protein, translating into MKHITLFILLCWSACTFAQNSAVFRIDSLPKQGIVLDKGWKWHAGDNPEWAKAEYDDAEWEGIDPTKEISDLPQLKNAEIGFFRLTVWVDSNVLNKILALKIWQTGASEIYLNGQLIHQLGRVSQNHNQEQTLLVQGTPYSILFTKAGQQTLAIRYSFTSKNILLKYRPVNYIAFKAVLGDLDAANQLYTEDKVFYTILSYYKFGILLFLGILHLLLFIMHPSKKANLFIALYAFFHSISFHIDNNVSTLPITGEKLYWYTHFNIVFIILNGIFSLLTIYAYLKIPKQKMFWLMTSLLVVAYPFCLSFPTFSIIFTAFIYSGLLAFEAFRLSLINYKQNQTGVKFITAGWLAYIIFMGLFYLMIFGFLPFNLVLSNLFANLGLLSVPVSYSLMLAVDFAKMNRELSAKLLEVEHLSSEKQQFLAAQNETLERQVSTRTTELKQSLETLKSTQAQLIQREKLASLGELTAGIAHEIQNPLNFVNNFAEVSNELVDEMTEEMHKGNQEEVQAIATDLKQNLQKINYHGKRASSIVKNMLEHSRTSSGQKEPTDLNALIDECLRLSYHGLRAQLRGFQADYALQLAENLPNIPTVSQDIGRVLLNLFNNAFYAVYEKKKQLAENQTETHFAVDFVPKVTVSSCKTETGIEIRVKDNGTGIPEALKTKVFQPFFTTKPTGEGTGLGLSLSYEIITKGHGGSLGIESSAGNGTTFIIELPFNTKPKT; encoded by the coding sequence ATGAAGCACATAACCCTGTTTATACTACTCTGCTGGTCTGCTTGCACTTTTGCCCAAAACAGTGCGGTATTTCGCATCGACAGTTTACCGAAGCAGGGGATTGTATTGGACAAGGGTTGGAAATGGCACGCAGGGGATAATCCGGAGTGGGCGAAGGCGGAGTACGATGATGCGGAGTGGGAAGGGATTGATCCGACGAAAGAAATCAGCGATTTACCTCAACTCAAAAATGCGGAAATAGGTTTTTTTCGGCTAACTGTTTGGGTAGATTCAAACGTGCTAAACAAAATTTTGGCTTTAAAAATCTGGCAGACTGGTGCTTCCGAAATTTATCTGAATGGCCAACTTATTCATCAATTGGGTAGAGTGAGTCAAAACCACAACCAAGAGCAAACGCTCTTGGTGCAGGGTACTCCTTATAGCATCCTATTCACCAAAGCTGGGCAACAAACCCTGGCCATTCGCTACTCTTTTACCAGTAAAAACATCCTGCTCAAGTATCGACCGGTAAACTATATCGCTTTCAAAGCCGTGCTGGGCGATTTAGATGCAGCGAACCAATTGTATACCGAAGACAAGGTTTTTTATACTATTTTAAGCTACTACAAATTCGGAATTTTGCTTTTTTTAGGAATCTTACATTTGTTGTTATTTATAATGCATCCGAGCAAAAAGGCCAATTTGTTTATTGCACTTTATGCTTTTTTTCATAGCATCAGCTTCCATATAGACAACAACGTTTCTACGTTACCCATCACTGGCGAAAAACTCTATTGGTACACCCATTTTAACATCGTTTTCATTATTCTTAACGGGATTTTTTCACTATTGACCATCTACGCCTATTTAAAAATACCCAAACAAAAGATGTTTTGGTTGATGACAAGTTTGTTGGTCGTCGCATATCCTTTCTGCCTCTCTTTTCCTACTTTCAGTATCATTTTTACGGCTTTTATTTATAGCGGACTTTTGGCTTTTGAAGCATTTAGACTGTCCTTGATCAACTACAAGCAAAATCAAACTGGTGTAAAATTTATTACCGCAGGGTGGTTGGCTTACATTATATTTATGGGCTTGTTTTATTTAATGATTTTTGGTTTTCTCCCTTTTAATTTGGTGTTATCCAATCTGTTTGCCAATTTGGGATTGCTCAGTGTGCCTGTTTCTTATTCTTTGATGTTGGCGGTTGATTTTGCTAAAATGAATCGAGAATTGAGCGCCAAACTCCTGGAAGTAGAACATCTTTCCAGCGAAAAACAACAATTCCTCGCCGCCCAGAACGAAACCCTCGAACGCCAGGTCAGCACACGTACCACCGAACTCAAGCAATCCCTCGAAACCCTCAAATCCACCCAGGCCCAACTCATTCAACGCGAAAAATTGGCCTCCCTCGGAGAACTTACCGCCGGAATCGCCCATGAAATCCAAAATCCGCTTAACTTTGTGAACAACTTTGCCGAGGTCAGTAACGAGTTGGTAGACGAGATGACCGAGGAAATGCACAAAGGCAACCAGGAGGAGGTGCAAGCCATCGCTACAGACCTCAAACAGAACCTGCAAAAGATCAACTACCATGGCAAACGTGCCAGTAGCATTGTCAAAAACATGCTCGAACACTCGCGGACGAGCTCCGGCCAAAAAGAGCCCACGGACCTCAACGCCCTGATCGACGAGTGCTTGCGCCTCAGTTATCATGGTTTACGCGCTCAGCTCCGTGGTTTTCAAGCCGATTATGCCTTACAGTTGGCCGAAAATTTGCCAAATATTCCAACGGTTTCACAAGACATTGGACGGGTATTGCTCAACCTGTTCAATAATGCTTTTTACGCCGTTTACGAAAAGAAAAAACAACTTGCCGAAAACCAAACCGAAACTCATTTTGCGGTGGATTTTGTACCGAAGGTTACCGTTTCCAGTTGCAAAACGGAAACTGGCATTGAAATAAGGGTAAAAGACAATGGCACAGGTATTCCCGAAGCTTTAAAAACCAAGGTTTTTCAGCCGTTTTTCACCACCAAACCTACTGGAGAGGGAACGGGATTGGGTCTATCCCTCAGTTATGAAATCATTACCAAAGGGCACGGTGGAAGCCTCGGCATCGAATCATCCGCAGGAAACGGTACAACTTTCATCATCGAATTGCCCTTTAACACAAAACCTAAAACTTAA
- a CDS encoding ATP-binding protein, giving the protein MRTIQTFIIVICAIFSQPGTSQTPFPATFDIVSDTFGTITLPARHWQYVEDRAGIWTIDSIRQQAIEAKFRGHTAKKSGNMDPMYNYWVRFRLKNTMQQEAQIALEFSSPWQSDIYIFDPNQKERHFRSGIIPWSRRDGYTTKNLAKSYMPVSISAGDEWVVYMKNSTMTGPGTMPPGLLIRLHDMDKMRSELSQSEDINYIHTIKNSLFFGILLWVAIFNLFFFLIVKERVYLYFALYVFFLGITRFLTPLYHLFFREHPTILFPYFSTFSLAFIPFFTTYFFRNLFRTYLYYPVLDKLLLILSAISLICYWARSFFIYYIVSPQWVSIFNSFTQLTAVVVYLLLLATLISFVRMPEKLYKSMAFILLPPFGTWVVCWSLSVVITQLIRWLGVTPPFFYIWLIEHWSDIEIICLIWTVVYFSWVLLERYNVLRKQVVQKELEKEIERNQLMTQQKEELEIQVEERTHKLQESLEALKSTQAQLIQSEKLASLGELTAGIAHEIQNPLNFVNNFAEVSAEMLDEMHEELEKGDTTEAIAISTDLKINLEKINHHGQRASSIVKGMLEHSRASSGMKEPTDINALADEYLRLAYHGLRAKDSSFNATMETHFDPDLPLVSVIPQDIGRVLLNLINNAFYAVQQRASVGVTSSHADTMYQPTVAVSTQKIDNQIIIKVQDNGNGIPDTIKDKIFQPFFTTKPTGQGTGLGLSLSYDIITKGHGGSIHVVSSTGEGSEFILNLPL; this is encoded by the coding sequence ATGAGAACGATACAAACATTCATTATTGTCATTTGTGCTATATTTTCCCAGCCAGGCACCAGCCAAACCCCCTTTCCGGCTACTTTTGACATTGTATCCGATACTTTTGGCACAATAACCCTTCCTGCCAGGCATTGGCAATACGTCGAGGACAGGGCTGGCATTTGGACAATCGACTCCATACGCCAACAGGCTATTGAGGCTAAATTTCGTGGCCATACCGCTAAAAAATCGGGAAACATGGATCCTATGTACAACTATTGGGTGCGTTTCCGCTTGAAAAATACAATGCAGCAAGAGGCTCAAATTGCTTTGGAATTTTCTAGTCCGTGGCAATCTGATATATATATATTTGATCCTAATCAAAAAGAACGCCATTTCAGGAGTGGCATAATTCCATGGAGCAGAAGAGATGGCTATACAACAAAAAACCTGGCCAAATCGTATATGCCTGTTTCCATTTCAGCAGGTGATGAATGGGTGGTTTATATGAAAAATAGTACAATGACCGGCCCAGGCACTATGCCTCCAGGATTGTTGATTCGGCTACATGATATGGATAAAATGAGATCTGAATTGAGTCAGAGTGAGGATATCAATTATATCCACACGATCAAAAACTCGCTATTTTTTGGAATTTTGCTTTGGGTTGCCATCTTCAATTTATTCTTTTTTTTAATTGTGAAAGAGCGCGTCTACTTATATTTCGCTTTGTATGTTTTCTTTCTTGGGATTACAAGATTCCTGACACCCCTATATCATCTTTTTTTCAGGGAGCACCCCACTATCCTTTTCCCTTATTTCTCTACTTTCTCCCTTGCATTTATCCCTTTTTTTACGACCTACTTTTTTCGCAATTTGTTCAGAACATATCTTTACTACCCTGTTTTGGATAAGTTGCTATTGATTTTAAGTGCAATAAGTCTTATTTGTTATTGGGCTCGATCGTTTTTTATTTATTACATAGTGTCACCCCAATGGGTTTCCATATTTAATAGTTTTACTCAATTAACTGCGGTAGTTGTTTACCTTTTGTTATTAGCAACCCTAATTTCATTTGTTCGAATGCCTGAAAAATTATATAAAAGTATGGCATTTATCCTGTTGCCACCTTTTGGCACATGGGTAGTTTGCTGGTCATTAAGTGTTGTAATCACCCAGTTAATAAGGTGGCTTGGCGTTACGCCGCCATTCTTTTATATTTGGCTCATTGAACATTGGTCTGATATTGAAATAATCTGTTTAATCTGGACGGTTGTTTATTTTAGCTGGGTGCTCTTGGAAAGATACAATGTGTTGCGTAAGCAGGTCGTCCAGAAAGAATTAGAAAAAGAAATTGAACGCAATCAATTGATGACACAACAAAAAGAAGAGCTTGAAATCCAGGTTGAAGAACGAACGCATAAATTGCAAGAATCATTGGAAGCCCTCAAATCCACCCAAGCCCAACTCATCCAATCCGAAAAACTCGCCTCCCTCGGCGAACTCACCGCAGGCATCGCCCACGAGATTCAAAACCCGCTGAATTTCGTCAATAACTTCGCCGAAGTCAGCGCGGAAATGCTGGACGAGATGCACGAAGAGCTGGAAAAAGGGGATACTACCGAGGCTATTGCCATTTCCACTGATCTAAAAATAAATCTGGAGAAAATCAACCACCACGGCCAACGTGCCTCTTCCATCGTCAAAGGCATGCTGGAGCACTCGCGAGCCAGTTCTGGCATGAAAGAACCTACCGATATCAACGCCCTGGCCGATGAATACCTGCGCTTGGCCTATCATGGCCTGCGGGCCAAAGACAGTAGCTTCAATGCGACGATGGAAACGCATTTTGACCCAGATTTGCCCTTGGTTTCGGTCATACCGCAAGACATCGGGCGGGTGCTGTTGAACTTGATCAACAATGCCTTTTATGCTGTGCAACAGCGGGCGAGTGTCGGCGTGACTTCGAGTCACGCCGACACTATGTACCAACCAACTGTTGCTGTTTCCACACAAAAAATTGACAATCAGATCATCATCAAAGTCCAAGACAACGGCAATGGCATCCCTGACACGATAAAAGACAAAATATTCCAGCCTTTTTTCACTACCAAACCCACCGGGCAAGGCACGGGCCTGGGCCTTTCCCTCAGTTACGACATCATCACCAAGGGCCACGGTGGAAGTATACATGTAGTTTCCTCCACAGGTGAAGGTTCAGAATTTATTCTTAACTTGCCCCTTTAG
- a CDS encoding spinster family MFS transporter — MSTDKATKQAWFALWILFGINLMNFYDRQIMGALAETIRKEWSLSDTMLGTLGTAFILMYAAVGLPLGRLADTWSRRKILSIGVSIWSVLTAASGLAPNFAWLFATRLGVGIGEASCAPAANSLIGDLFPPRRRALALSIFMLGLPIGTFLCYSLSGLIASAYGWRYAFYFACIPGLILGLLALKLPDPARGATEERPMSAQTHSRSPFWLVLGIPTILWIIISGALHNFNMYAVNSFLPAFLMRTHLLGLKEATTVSSIVLGAVGVIGLLGGGWGADRLSRKRADGKLLLSAIATAIAAPCIYFALNQAPGAILPFMLLMGTGIMLMFVYYSGVYAAIQDVIPAALRGTAMAIYFFAMYLLGASFGPVITGMLSDYFAKQAMTVARASAMSEQFKAIGLHHAMYIIPILCAVLALVLFAASRTVAADMEKKKKM, encoded by the coding sequence ATGAGCACGGATAAAGCAACAAAACAGGCCTGGTTCGCCCTGTGGATTCTTTTTGGCATCAACTTGATGAATTTTTACGACCGCCAAATTATGGGTGCGCTAGCCGAAACGATCCGCAAAGAATGGTCGCTTAGTGACACCATGCTGGGCACCTTGGGCACGGCTTTCATCCTGATGTATGCCGCAGTGGGCCTACCGCTGGGGCGCCTGGCCGATACCTGGAGCCGCCGAAAAATCCTGTCTATCGGCGTGAGTATCTGGAGTGTGCTTACCGCTGCCTCGGGTTTGGCCCCCAATTTCGCCTGGTTGTTTGCGACTCGACTGGGCGTAGGCATCGGGGAAGCCAGTTGTGCCCCCGCTGCCAATTCCCTGATTGGCGATTTGTTTCCGCCGCGCCGCCGAGCTTTGGCCTTGTCTATCTTTATGTTGGGGTTACCCATCGGTACATTTTTGTGCTATAGCCTGAGTGGACTCATTGCTTCGGCGTATGGTTGGCGCTATGCCTTTTATTTTGCCTGCATACCGGGCTTGATCCTGGGGCTACTTGCGCTCAAACTTCCCGACCCGGCGCGGGGGGCTACCGAAGAGCGCCCCATGTCGGCCCAAACCCACAGCAGATCGCCGTTTTGGCTGGTGCTGGGGATTCCCACCATCTTGTGGATCATCATTTCGGGCGCGCTGCACAATTTCAACATGTACGCGGTCAACTCCTTTTTGCCTGCTTTTTTGATGCGCACCCACTTGTTGGGGCTGAAAGAGGCTACTACCGTATCTTCCATTGTTCTTGGAGCCGTGGGGGTAATTGGTTTGTTGGGAGGAGGATGGGGCGCCGACCGTTTGAGCCGCAAACGCGCGGACGGGAAACTTTTGCTATCGGCCATTGCCACGGCCATTGCCGCGCCTTGTATTTATTTTGCTTTGAACCAAGCCCCTGGTGCCATCCTTCCGTTTATGCTTTTGATGGGCACTGGTATCATGCTCATGTTTGTGTATTACTCTGGTGTATACGCGGCCATTCAGGACGTGATCCCGGCGGCTTTAAGGGGCACGGCCATGGCCATTTACTTTTTTGCGATGTATTTATTGGGGGCAAGTTTTGGCCCGGTCATCACGGGCATGTTAAGCGATTATTTTGCCAAACAGGCCATGACTGTAGCCCGGGCTAGCGCCATGTCGGAGCAATTTAAAGCGATCGGCTTGCACCATGCCATGTACATCATCCCAATTTTGTGCGCAGTGTTGGCACTGGTGTTGTTTGCGGCATCGCGTACCGTTGCTGCGGATATGGAGAAGAAGAAAAAAATGTAA
- a CDS encoding YciI family protein has translation MKDFILIFRHEDGGKLASPEQIQIWMQLTMDWLGGIAAQDKLVSRGNGLSFDESRVVGHNNLVTNGPFGDIKETIGGYVIVRAESIDEAVEFAKGCPVLMGEGNTVEVRKLAK, from the coding sequence ATGAAAGATTTCATTTTGATTTTCCGGCACGAAGATGGCGGTAAATTGGCCTCGCCCGAACAAATCCAGATTTGGATGCAACTCACCATGGACTGGTTAGGCGGCATCGCGGCGCAAGATAAGTTGGTCAGCCGAGGCAACGGTTTGTCCTTTGACGAAAGCAGGGTAGTGGGACACAACAACCTCGTGACCAACGGCCCTTTCGGCGACATCAAAGAAACCATCGGTGGTTACGTCATCGTACGTGCCGAATCGATAGATGAAGCCGTTGAATTTGCCAAAGGCTGCCCGGTTTTGATGGGGGAGGGGAATACGGTAGAGGTACGGAAATTGGCCAAATAA
- a CDS encoding RNA polymerase sigma factor codes for MEQQKIIPHLFRNEFSKITAVLAKFLGIEHLELAEDIASETFLLALETWPHRGIPENPSAWLYTVAKNKAKNHLKRGQIFAEKIRPQVASAFDEILEKDLDLSHQNITDSQLQMLFAICHPAISTEAQIGLALRILCGFGIDEIANAFLSNKETINKRLFRAREKLRFEQVAIEIPGEAAIHQRLETVLTTLYLLFNEGYYSESQDAVLRQDLCLEAMRLTYSLLENPATNQPTVNALLALMCFHSSRFEARKNAQDELVLYHEQDESLWNQELIERGIYFLHQAAQGPKWSKYHLEANIAYWYTIKADTQEKWENILQCYNHLLVLEYSPIVALNRTYALAKVKGNAVAIIEAEKLSLENNHFYFTLLGELYKDIDKGKAKTNFVKALFLAKTHTDKQTIQQKIDHLQIVETQKPGF; via the coding sequence ATGGAGCAACAAAAAATAATTCCCCACCTCTTCCGCAACGAATTCAGCAAAATCACAGCGGTGCTCGCCAAGTTTTTAGGCATCGAACACCTCGAACTGGCCGAAGACATCGCCAGTGAAACCTTTTTATTGGCCCTCGAAACCTGGCCGCACCGGGGTATTCCCGAAAACCCTAGCGCCTGGCTGTACACTGTGGCCAAAAACAAGGCCAAAAATCACCTGAAGCGTGGGCAAATTTTTGCAGAAAAAATTCGACCTCAAGTCGCCTCAGCTTTCGATGAGATCCTGGAAAAAGACCTCGATTTATCCCATCAGAACATCACGGATAGTCAACTCCAGATGTTGTTCGCCATTTGTCATCCCGCTATTTCCACTGAAGCCCAAATCGGATTAGCCCTGCGGATTCTATGTGGATTTGGCATCGACGAGATAGCCAATGCTTTTTTGAGCAACAAAGAAACCATCAACAAACGCTTGTTTCGGGCCAGGGAAAAATTGCGCTTCGAACAAGTAGCCATCGAAATCCCGGGAGAGGCAGCAATCCACCAGCGTTTGGAAACTGTGTTGACTACTTTGTACCTGCTCTTCAACGAAGGGTATTATTCCGAAAGTCAGGATGCTGTACTGCGTCAGGATCTGTGTCTGGAGGCCATGCGCCTGACTTATTCTTTACTTGAAAATCCTGCCACCAATCAGCCCACAGTGAATGCTCTTCTGGCCTTGATGTGCTTTCATTCCTCCCGCTTTGAAGCCCGTAAAAATGCCCAGGATGAACTGGTTTTGTACCACGAGCAGGATGAAAGCCTCTGGAACCAGGAATTGATTGAGCGGGGAATTTATTTTTTGCATCAGGCAGCTCAGGGACCCAAATGGTCGAAATATCACTTAGAAGCCAATATTGCTTATTGGTATACCATCAAAGCCGATACTCAGGAGAAATGGGAAAATATTCTGCAATGCTACAACCACTTGTTGGTGTTGGAATATTCACCCATCGTAGCGCTCAATCGCACCTATGCACTGGCCAAAGTGAAGGGCAACGCTGTTGCCATCATTGAGGCGGAAAAACTGAGCCTGGAAAACAATCATTTTTACTTTACCCTGCTTGGAGAACTGTATAAAGATATCGACAAGGGTAAAGCCAAAACGAACTTTGTAAAAGCCTTATTCTTGGCCAAAACACATACCGATAAACAAACCATTCAACAAAAAATTGACCATTTACAAATTGTAGAAACCCAAAAACCAGGGTTTTGA
- a CDS encoding O-methyltransferase has protein sequence MNDANILDKPKIHTAIVAKSREIGFSMPSDLYIGTLLKTLMTSKPAGNFLELGTGIGLSLSWMIDGLDATSKLTSIDNDPELCAIARQFFGIESRLNIVCADGTEWIKNYRGEAFDLIFADAWPGKYSEIEEILALVKVGGFYVIDDMSAQPNWPAGHQDKVDGLIAYLEQREDFNLTKMNWSTGVIIATKKQ, from the coding sequence ATGAACGACGCAAACATCCTCGATAAACCCAAAATCCATACTGCCATAGTAGCCAAATCCCGTGAAATTGGCTTCTCCATGCCTTCCGATTTGTACATCGGAACCTTACTCAAAACCCTGATGACCTCCAAACCCGCTGGCAACTTTCTGGAATTGGGCACGGGTATCGGCCTGTCCTTATCCTGGATGATCGATGGCCTGGATGCCACATCCAAACTAACCAGCATCGACAATGACCCTGAACTTTGCGCCATTGCCCGGCAGTTTTTTGGCATTGAATCAAGACTCAACATCGTTTGCGCCGATGGAACCGAGTGGATCAAAAACTACCGTGGCGAAGCATTCGATCTGATTTTTGCCGATGCCTGGCCGGGTAAATACAGCGAAATTGAAGAAATCCTGGCTTTGGTAAAAGTGGGCGGTTTTTACGTCATCGACGACATGTCGGCGCAGCCCAATTGGCCTGCTGGGCACCAGGATAAGGTGGACGGTTTGATTGCGTATCTGGAGCAGCGGGAAGACTTTAACTTGACCAAAATGAATTGGTCAACGGGGGTGATCATCGCAACCAAAAAGCAATAA
- a CDS encoding S1 family peptidase: protein MTYPNVAVFALCLLPLTGLSQSKEKWIDAPKSAWPQIALINTVQFKNGDRYIDPSFTYAGTGFLIDNGRDTLAATAKHALWIAKNKKSKAVEINAELKEWVMRPKGNTRDSAIMDRLLNEDPNEVLEGRGSSVTERDWIVFSVKITSAQLYPLKPRYTPLTPGEKVYILSNAYNDATTMVYEGTVLRKLGMDILIERNMQDHKGGSSGSPVIDANGFLIGIISSSSSDSKTGKGVSVAISTEYLANVLSKKAGLNDPKKDYGELLLKTAQERNAKAVIKQYLQLVQDPQNYYSYNLRSSDRNGLRETGIKLMEMKRFQDAVEILQFNARENSNFYLNYNLLAEAQLLHGDKKGAIKSYQVSTEKYPDAVNNPAFKALEKLLSKN, encoded by the coding sequence ATGACGTACCCGAATGTTGCTGTATTCGCTTTATGTTTACTCCCTTTGACTGGACTGTCACAAAGCAAAGAAAAATGGATCGATGCACCTAAGTCAGCATGGCCTCAAATCGCTCTGATCAATACGGTCCAGTTCAAAAACGGCGACCGCTATATTGATCCTTCCTTCACTTACGCAGGTACCGGTTTTTTAATTGACAATGGCCGCGATACCCTCGCTGCTACCGCCAAACACGCATTGTGGATTGCCAAAAACAAAAAATCCAAAGCCGTGGAAATCAATGCGGAACTCAAAGAATGGGTGATGCGCCCCAAGGGTAACACCCGGGATTCGGCCATCATGGATCGTTTGTTGAACGAAGACCCCAATGAAGTCCTGGAAGGACGCGGTTCCAGCGTTACAGAAAGAGACTGGATTGTTTTTTCGGTAAAAATAACCTCAGCACAGCTTTACCCTTTGAAGCCGCGTTATACCCCTTTGACCCCCGGTGAAAAGGTATACATACTGAGCAATGCCTACAATGACGCTACGACCATGGTGTACGAAGGAACCGTGTTGCGCAAACTGGGCATGGACATTTTGATCGAGCGCAACATGCAAGATCACAAGGGCGGCTCCAGCGGCTCGCCAGTGATTGATGCCAATGGCTTTTTGATTGGCATCATCTCTTCCAGCTCCAGCGACAGCAAAACGGGTAAAGGTGTCAGCGTAGCCATTTCCACCGAATACCTGGCCAATGTACTGAGCAAAAAAGCAGGATTGAATGACCCTAAAAAGGACTACGGTGAATTGCTCCTGAAAACCGCCCAGGAACGCAACGCCAAAGCAGTCATCAAACAGTACCTTCAATTGGTTCAGGATCCGCAAAACTATTATAGCTACAACCTGCGTAGTTCAGACCGCAATGGTTTGCGGGAAACCGGAATAAAATTGATGGAAATGAAACGCTTTCAGGATGCGGTCGAAATTTTACAATTTAATGCCCGGGAAAACAGCAATTTCTACCTGAATTACAACCTCCTGGCCGAAGCACAACTGCTGCACGGTGACAAAAAAGGAGCCATCAAAAGTTATCAGGTTTCAACGGAAAAATACCCTGACGCAGTAAATAATCCGGCCTTTAAAGCATTGGAGAAACTACTGTCCAAGAACTAA
- a CDS encoding DUF418 domain-containing protein — MSTTTPISTPASRILSVDALRGFALLGIMIVHMIEQYLAAGPPKEYSNYAAQHDVDHVFMAISGIFLQGKFFAIFSFLFGLSFFLQMDASARRGEPFIGKFVWRLVLLFVIGFIHSLFYRGDILSIYAMVGLGLILFYRASNRTLLIVAGIFIGGIPRLLLWGVRYALDIPPIEWESFEPQNAWYYDTVKNGSLLEVFAANATVGFKMKLFFQFDTVSRGYITFGLFLLGIWVGRTRFFERLHENRRLLIRLVWQSFLAIVALGLVLALMFSQIKDYNSLPAMIGMSLGDIGNCLIALFEVSLFLLLCLGKWGNGVISALAPYGKMALTNYVMQSLIGTFIFFGWGLGQIGAWGASINFGLAILLYILQVQFSKWWLKHYQYGPLEWLWRSGTQRRWANLRRESVVGLG, encoded by the coding sequence ATGTCCACTACTACACCTATTTCAACTCCGGCTTCACGTATCCTCAGCGTTGATGCCCTACGCGGTTTTGCCTTGCTGGGCATCATGATTGTCCACATGATCGAGCAATACCTGGCAGCCGGACCACCAAAAGAGTACAGCAATTATGCCGCGCAACACGATGTAGATCATGTTTTTATGGCCATTTCTGGCATTTTTCTACAGGGCAAATTCTTTGCCATCTTTTCTTTTCTTTTTGGCTTGAGCTTTTTTTTACAAATGGACGCTTCAGCGCGCCGAGGAGAACCATTTATTGGCAAGTTCGTCTGGCGTTTGGTGCTTTTGTTTGTGATCGGATTCATCCATAGTCTTTTTTACCGGGGGGACATTCTCAGTATTTACGCCATGGTTGGCCTGGGTCTGATCCTGTTCTATCGAGCTTCAAACCGTACGCTGTTGATTGTTGCGGGGATTTTTATCGGAGGCATTCCGCGGCTGCTGCTTTGGGGGGTACGTTATGCCCTTGACATTCCGCCGATCGAATGGGAATCTTTTGAACCACAGAATGCCTGGTATTACGACACCGTTAAAAATGGTTCCTTGCTCGAAGTTTTTGCGGCTAATGCTACCGTGGGTTTTAAGATGAAACTTTTCTTTCAATTCGATACTGTCAGCCGAGGCTACATAACTTTTGGTTTATTCTTGTTGGGCATCTGGGTAGGGCGCACCCGTTTTTTTGAACGGTTACATGAAAATCGACGCTTGTTGATCCGCCTGGTTTGGCAAAGTTTTTTGGCCATTGTGGCCTTGGGACTGGTGCTGGCGCTGATGTTCAGCCAGATCAAAGATTACAATAGCTTACCTGCCATGATTGGCATGTCCCTCGGTGACATTGGCAATTGTTTGATTGCCTTGTTCGAAGTCAGCCTGTTCCTGCTGCTGTGCCTGGGTAAATGGGGCAACGGCGTAATCAGCGCCCTGGCACCCTATGGCAAAATGGCACTGACCAATTACGTGATGCAGTCCCTGATCGGTACGTTCATCTTTTTTGGTTGGGGATTAGGGCAAATTGGAGCCTGGGGGGCCAGCATTAATTTTGGACTGGCCATCCTGCTGTACATCCTCCAGGTACAGTTCAGCAAGTGGTGGCTGAAACATTATCAATATGGTCCACTGGAGTGGTTGTGGCGCTCGGGAACCCAACGGCGCTGGGCAAACTTGCGCAGGGAAAGCGTCGTTGGATTGGGGTGA